The Pararge aegeria chromosome 8, ilParAegt1.1, whole genome shotgun sequence genome window below encodes:
- the LOC120625825 gene encoding uncharacterized protein LOC120625825 isoform X1 — protein sequence MPLFSDHISNMYYSGSSLYTSSPYNSAVSPYGSSYSASYLNPGGNYSSHSSFGGYSRAPISTRWVTSGGRTYSPMLSSISEKGTSSPVRINSPRRIPISTRSYVPSPYTSRPININTADIDVSRDKYRNKIHSSNSTLPTGLPPRRQSPLINKENGHDKPDTGIDTSPGPRRSTIKRDRTVVRLHTVKRKERDSPRKPAEVLNNATNNNSSNTDYVEKQSESKKWREKFAEDLAYTTQKEKKTLGAKLVEKFTLKEKVEGDFQNSAKTSPKNHIDTEKSPEKQNNDDIMPVTSKSFDRRCSMELLAEQASLLDSLIRRENLSTAPLDISKVGALNVVTSAEKLEPEDKKKRKLAHQKNLLSTTKSDHSLHDSLASKDNKDPLFPKRKSLRKCSSGSNIRKLDCIKEIPKKTEALNVPPLENELLIESKILKPKIKTKITSTVEVTSTTPQLKFVVENVTVEEKCRPCKKDIIFSSTVDEIKPLNNMSTEDKTRKSVKLKNQIKPQVDIKVDSDKQNIDFKVRDKKPSNENVQATKGHRKSIKSKPKEKSKPKLETSGNLTSPEPEDGNFWEKIGKRETVYLINRKQNLEEAKEQTKRTLFWFPEDEETPNVDTEEIKNLDEKVLEETIDANLGCTTKETNKNFEKAFPEVINSNLNDLQKIETVHSDVNSEELLNTPIMKAINEDSIIKNTVNISGVEKGLPFLDLTTAGNAISNLKSCRTSETDMDGKKEKQNLIKVKDVNKNYQEIERTGEIAQPQIILNKINIKEEDTTNINKSKYNKNNNVDEPKSLNEKNSVRDQNIYLMQTSISSNLKEEPEANCNRNSLSNNIQISPIESSIISEKLLAGNNDIKNSHKDEIENISTIKISTGTIPNASVNAAETFNIPGAKIMKSSTNISPKMKNTDSPFKSEIEIKADKQDEASTLLHSCKDVAVNIENTTTEINKDFKIEPEIINANIEKTDLTDNRDNNTQLEENNPNIEVEDVSKNVEFDKEIEETITKSEPVKTEPVPPTDAFQVFTNMKPVKEEKALKPLIATPRPLRKRNPQSIRSSSSSSSETSDDESSEEDTKEDANKDEGESGSSQGECENNPDGRISTGSNDSGFDSSAPTSPSGFLHAKKDCDVNCHRKCEKLTANLCGVNQRLLVEALASRTTSKRGGDNPSTSAGITPPQTFTHDILEQELEHSTAYDLFRKTGRFTPPARTIPRFRKYTIEDFQFIRVLGKGSFGKVMLAELRDTEYYYAVKCLKKDVVLEDDDVECTLIERKVLALGTNHPYLCHLFATFQTDSHLFFVMEYLNGGDLMFHIQQSGRFPEVKARFYAAEIVSGLKFLHKRGIVYRDLKLDNILLDFDGHVRIADFGMCKLQIYLDKTADTFCGTPDYMAPEIIKGIKYNQTVDWWSFGVLLYEMLIGQSPFSGCDEDELFWSICNEMPSYPRFLSPESLSILTRLLDKDARTRLGGPECMHGDIRDQKFFEQIHWDRLERRELEAPFKPRVRHPMDTQYFDRAFTGERPRLTAVEPQVLRSMDQEPFRGFSYTNPNATDR from the exons ATGCCTCTGTTTTCCGATCACATAAGCAACATGTATTACAGTGGATCTTCGTTATATACAAGTTCACCGTATAATAGTGCTGTTTCTCCTTACGGTTCTTCGTACAGTGCTTCTTATCTTAATCCCGGTGGTAATTACAGTTCCCATTCATCTTTTGGAGGATATTCCCGTGCACCAATAAGTACAAGATGGGTAACGAGTGGTGGTCGTACATATTCACCGATGCTAAGCAGTATCTCAGAAAAGGGAACCTCAAGTCCAGTGAGAATAAATAGCCCTAGAAGGATCCCTATATCAACTAGAAGTTATGTGCCTTCCCCATATACCTCACGgcctattaatataaatactgcAGATATTGATGTGTCACGTGACAAATATCGGAATAAAATACATAGTTCAAATTCGACATTACCTACCGGTTTGCCCCCAAGACGACAAAGCCCTTTAATCAATAAAGAAAACGGACATGACAAACCTGATACTGGAATTGACACGTCACCAGGTCCGCGACGCTCTACAATTAAACGTGATCGAACTGTAGTAAGATTACACACtgtgaaaagaaaagaaagagatTCTCCACGTAAGCCTGCTGAAGTTTTAAATAATGCCACTAATAACAATTCATCGAACACAGATTATGTAGAGAAGCAATCAGAATCAAAGAAATGGAGGGAAAAATTTGCAGAGGACCTGGCATACACTACACAAAAGGAAAAGAAAACTTTAGGAGCTAAGTTAGTAGAAAAATTCACCTTGAAAGAAAAAGTTGAGGGTGACTTCCAGAACTCTGCAAAAACTTCTCCAAAAAATCACATAGATACAGAAAAGTCTCCAGAAAAGCAAAACAATGATGATATAATGCCTGTTACAAGTAAATCATTTGATAGACGTTGCTCTATGGAACTTTTAGCAGAACAAGCTTCTTTATTGGATTCATTGATTCGGAGAGAGAATTTAAGCACTGCACCTTTAGATATAAGTAAAGTAGGAGCTCTAAACGTAGTTACTTCTGCAGAAAAATTGGAGCcagaagacaaaaaaaaaagaaaactagcTCATCAAAAAAACCTCTTAAGCACAACAAAATCAGACCACTCATTGCATGATAGCCTCGCGTCAAAAGATAATAAGGACCCTTTATTTCCGAAAAGGAAAAGTTTACGAAAATGTTCTTCTGGTAGCAACATCCGCAAGTTAGATTGTATCAAAGAGATTCCTAAAAAGACAGAGGCTTTAAATGTGCCCCCTCTTGAAAATGAGTTATTAATcgaaagtaaaattttaaaacctaaaattaaaacaaaaataacatcaaCGGTAGAAGTTACATCAACGACTCCACAGTTGAAATTTGTCGTTGAAAATGTTACTGTTGAAGAAAAGTGTCGGCCGTGTAAGaaagatattatatttagtagtaCAGTAGACGAAATAAAACCCTTAAATAACATGTCAACCGAAGACAAAACTCGAAAAAgtgtaaaattgaaaaatcaaataaaaccgCAGGTTGACATTAAGGTAGATTCagataaacaaaatattgattttaaagTAAGAGATAAAAAGCCATCGAACGAAAACGTTCAGGCAACAAAAGGACATAGAAAAAGTATTAAGTCAAAACCCAAAGAAAAATCAAAACCAAAATTGGAAACTTCTGGGAATTTAACATCGCCTGAACCGGAAGATGGTAACTTTTGGGAAAAAATTGGAAAAAgagaaacagtttatttaattaataggaAGCAAAATTTAGAAGAAGCTAAAGAACAGACTAAACGAACGTTATTCTGGTTTCCAGAAGATGAAGAAACTCCTAATGTGGATacagaagaaattaaaaatttagatgAAAAGGTATTGGAAGAAACAATTGATGCAAATTTAGGTTGCACAACtaaggaaacaaacaaaaattttgaaaaagcTTTTCCAGAAGTGATAAATAGTAACTTAAATGATTTACAAAAAATTGAAACTGTACATAGCGATGTTAATAGTGAGGAATTATTAAACACACCTATTATGAAAGCTATAAATGAAGACTCCATCATTAAAAACACAGTAAATATTTCAGGTGTTGAAAAAGGACTACCTTTTCTTGACCTTACAACTGCTGGAAATGCAATTTCTAATTTGAAGTCTTGTAGGACGAGTGAGACAGACATGGatggtaaaaaagaaaaacaaaacttaattaaagttaaggatgtaaataaaaattatcaggAAATTGAACGGACAGGAGAAATCGCACAAccgcaaataattttaaataaaattaatatcaaggAAGAGGACACAACaaatatcaataaatcaaaataCAATAAGAATAACAATGTCGATGAACCAAAGAGTTTGAATGAGAAAAATTCTGTAAgagatcaaaatatttatttaatgcaaaCAAGTATATCAAGTAATTTAAAGGAAGAACCAGAAGCAAATTGTAATAGGAATagtttatcaaataatattcaaattagtCCTATTGAGAGTTCAATTATTTCTGAAAAGCTGTTAGCTGgaaataatgatataaaaaatagtcataAAGATGAGattgaaaatatttctacaaTTAAGATTAGCACTGGAACGATTCCCAATGCTTCAGTCAATGCTGCTGAAACTTTCAACATTCCTGGCGCTAAAATTATGAAATCTTCTACAAATATATcaccaaaaatgaaaaatacagaTAGTCCTTTTAAATCGGAAATTGAGATAAAAGCAGATAAACAAGACGAGGCGTCAACCCTATTACATTCATGTAAAGATGTGGCtgtaaatattgaaaatactaCCACAGAAATTaacaaagattttaaaatagaacCAGAAATCATCAATGCCAATATTGAAAAAACTGATTTGACCGATAACAGAGATAACAACACACAACTCGAAGAAAATAATCCCAATATTGAAGTAGAAGATGTAAGTAAAAATGTAGAATTCGATAAAGAGATTGAAGAGACAATTACAAAGTCTGAACCAGTTAAAACTGAACCAGTTCCACCTACAGATGCATTTCAAGTATTTACTAATATGAAACCTGTTAAAGAAGAGAAGGCACTTAAACCTCTAATTGCTACACCACGACCTCTTCGAAAACGAAATCCTCAATCAATTCGTTCTTCATCCTCTTCTTCTTCTGAAACATCTGACGATGAATCATCAGAAGAAGATACAAAAGAAGACGCTAATAAAGATGAAGGTGAATCGGGATCTAGTCAGGGTGAATGTGAAAACAATCCAGATGGACGAATATCGACAGGCTCTAATGACTCTGGCTTTGATTCTTCGGCTCCTACATCGCCTTCAGGTTTTCTGCATGCTAAAAAAG ACTGCGATGTTAACTGTCATCGAAAGTGTGAAAAGTTAACGGCAAATTTGTGTGGAGTGAACCAGCGCCTTCTTGTGGAAGCTTTAGCATCTCGAACAACATCTAAGAGAG GTGGAGACAACCCCAGCACATCAGCAGGCATCACACCTCCCCAAACATTTACCCACGACATCTTAGAGCAAGAGTTGG AACATTCGACGGCTTATGACCTATTCCGGAAAACTGGTCGTTTTACGCCTCCTGCAAGAACCATTCCACGCTTCAGAAAGTACACCATCGAAGATTTTCAATTTATACGGGTTTTGGGCAAAGGAAGCTTTGGTAAG GTAATGTTAGCAGAACTAAGAGATACAGAATACTACTACGCAgttaaatgtttgaaaaaagACGTTGTGTTAGAAGACGACGACGTTGAGTGCACACTCATTGAGAGGAAAGTTCTCGCGCTCGGCACCAACCATCCTTACCTCTGCCATCTGTTTGCAACTTTCCAGACTGAT tctcATCTCTTCTTCGTGATGGAGTACCTAAATGGCGGGGACTTGATGTTCCATATCCAGCAAAGTGGTCGATTCCCGGAAGTGAAAGCGAGGTTTTACGCCGCCGAAATTGTTTCCGGACTGAAATTTCTTCATAAGAGAGGAATTGtttatag gGATTTGAAATTGGACAACATTCTATTGGACTTCGACGGTCACGTACGGATTGCGGACTTCGGCATGTGCAAGTTGCAAATCTACCTTGACAAGACGGCGGACACGTTCTGCGGTACTCCAGATTATATGGCACCTGAG ATAATCAAAGGCATCAAATACAACCAGACCGTGGACTGGTGGTCGTTCGGTGTGCTGTTGTATGAAATGCTGATTGGTCAGAGTCCGTTCAGCGGCTGCGACGAAGACGAGCTTTTCTGGTCCATATGCAATGAAATGCCATCGTACCCGCGCTTCTTGTCGCCAGAGTCCTTAAGCATATTAACTAGG
- the LOC120625825 gene encoding probable serine/threonine-protein kinase drkD isoform X3 — protein MPLFSDHISNMYYSGSSLYTSSPYNSAVSPYGSSYSASYLNPGGNYSSHSSFGGYSRAPISTRWVTSGGRTYSPMLSSISEKGTSSPVRINSPRRIPISTRSYVPSPYTSRPININTADIDVSRDKYRNKIHSSNSTLPTGLPPRRQSPLINKENGHDKPDTGIDTSPGPRRSTIKRDRTVVRLHTVKRKERDSPRKPAEVLNNATNNNSSNTDYVEKQSESKKWREKFAEDLAYTTQKEKKTLGAKLVEKFTLKEKVEGDFQNSAKTSPKNHIDTEKSPEKQNNDDIMPVTSKSFDRRCSMELLAEQASLLDSLIRRENLSTAPLDISKVGALNVVTSAEKLEPEDKKKRKLAHQKNLLSTTKSDHSLHDSLASKDNKDPLFPKRKSLRKCSSGSNIRKLDCIKEIPKKTEALNVPPLENELLIESKILKPKIKTKITSTVEVTSTTPQLKFVVENVTVEEKCRPCKKDIIFSSTVDEIKPLNNMSTEDKTRKSVKLKNQIKPQVDIKVDSDKQNIDFKVRDKKPSNENVQATKGHRKSIKSKPKEKSKPKLETSGNLTSPEPEDGNFWEKIGKRETVYLINRKQNLEEAKEQTKRTLFWFPEDEETPNVDTEEIKNLDEKVLEETIDANLGCTTKETNKNFEKAFPEVINSNLNDLQKIETVHSDVNSEELLNTPIMKAINEDSIIKNTVNISGVEKGLPFLDLTTAGNAISNLKSCRTSETDMDGKKEKQNLIKVKDVNKNYQEIERTGEIAQPQIILNKINIKEEDTTNINKSKYNKNNNVDEPKSLNEKNSVRDQNIYLMQTSISSNLKEEPEANCNRNSLSNNIQISPIESSIISEKLLAGNNDIKNSHKDEIENISTIKISTGTIPNASVNAAETFNIPGAKIMKSSTNISPKMKNTDSPFKSEIEIKADKQDEASTLLHSCKDVAVNIENTTTEINKDFKIEPEIINANIEKTDLTDNRDNNTQLEENNPNIEVEDVSKNVEFDKEIEETITKSEPVKTEPVPPTDAFQVFTNMKPVKEEKALKPLIATPRPLRKRNPQSIRSSSSSSSETSDDESSEEDTKEDANKDEGESGSSQGECENNPDGRISTGSNDSGFDSSAPTSPSGFLHAKKEHSTAYDLFRKTGRFTPPARTIPRFRKYTIEDFQFIRVLGKGSFGKVMLAELRDTEYYYAVKCLKKDVVLEDDDVECTLIERKVLALGTNHPYLCHLFATFQTDSHLFFVMEYLNGGDLMFHIQQSGRFPEVKARFYAAEIVSGLKFLHKRGIVYRDLKLDNILLDFDGHVRIADFGMCKLQIYLDKTADTFCGTPDYMAPEIIKGIKYNQTVDWWSFGVLLYEMLIGQSPFSGCDEDELFWSICNEMPSYPRFLSPESLSILTRLLDKDARTRLGGPECMHGDIRDQKFFEQIHWDRLERRELEAPFKPRVRHPMDTQYFDRAFTGERPRLTAVEPQVLRSMDQEPFRGFSYTNPNATDR, from the exons ATGCCTCTGTTTTCCGATCACATAAGCAACATGTATTACAGTGGATCTTCGTTATATACAAGTTCACCGTATAATAGTGCTGTTTCTCCTTACGGTTCTTCGTACAGTGCTTCTTATCTTAATCCCGGTGGTAATTACAGTTCCCATTCATCTTTTGGAGGATATTCCCGTGCACCAATAAGTACAAGATGGGTAACGAGTGGTGGTCGTACATATTCACCGATGCTAAGCAGTATCTCAGAAAAGGGAACCTCAAGTCCAGTGAGAATAAATAGCCCTAGAAGGATCCCTATATCAACTAGAAGTTATGTGCCTTCCCCATATACCTCACGgcctattaatataaatactgcAGATATTGATGTGTCACGTGACAAATATCGGAATAAAATACATAGTTCAAATTCGACATTACCTACCGGTTTGCCCCCAAGACGACAAAGCCCTTTAATCAATAAAGAAAACGGACATGACAAACCTGATACTGGAATTGACACGTCACCAGGTCCGCGACGCTCTACAATTAAACGTGATCGAACTGTAGTAAGATTACACACtgtgaaaagaaaagaaagagatTCTCCACGTAAGCCTGCTGAAGTTTTAAATAATGCCACTAATAACAATTCATCGAACACAGATTATGTAGAGAAGCAATCAGAATCAAAGAAATGGAGGGAAAAATTTGCAGAGGACCTGGCATACACTACACAAAAGGAAAAGAAAACTTTAGGAGCTAAGTTAGTAGAAAAATTCACCTTGAAAGAAAAAGTTGAGGGTGACTTCCAGAACTCTGCAAAAACTTCTCCAAAAAATCACATAGATACAGAAAAGTCTCCAGAAAAGCAAAACAATGATGATATAATGCCTGTTACAAGTAAATCATTTGATAGACGTTGCTCTATGGAACTTTTAGCAGAACAAGCTTCTTTATTGGATTCATTGATTCGGAGAGAGAATTTAAGCACTGCACCTTTAGATATAAGTAAAGTAGGAGCTCTAAACGTAGTTACTTCTGCAGAAAAATTGGAGCcagaagacaaaaaaaaaagaaaactagcTCATCAAAAAAACCTCTTAAGCACAACAAAATCAGACCACTCATTGCATGATAGCCTCGCGTCAAAAGATAATAAGGACCCTTTATTTCCGAAAAGGAAAAGTTTACGAAAATGTTCTTCTGGTAGCAACATCCGCAAGTTAGATTGTATCAAAGAGATTCCTAAAAAGACAGAGGCTTTAAATGTGCCCCCTCTTGAAAATGAGTTATTAATcgaaagtaaaattttaaaacctaaaattaaaacaaaaataacatcaaCGGTAGAAGTTACATCAACGACTCCACAGTTGAAATTTGTCGTTGAAAATGTTACTGTTGAAGAAAAGTGTCGGCCGTGTAAGaaagatattatatttagtagtaCAGTAGACGAAATAAAACCCTTAAATAACATGTCAACCGAAGACAAAACTCGAAAAAgtgtaaaattgaaaaatcaaataaaaccgCAGGTTGACATTAAGGTAGATTCagataaacaaaatattgattttaaagTAAGAGATAAAAAGCCATCGAACGAAAACGTTCAGGCAACAAAAGGACATAGAAAAAGTATTAAGTCAAAACCCAAAGAAAAATCAAAACCAAAATTGGAAACTTCTGGGAATTTAACATCGCCTGAACCGGAAGATGGTAACTTTTGGGAAAAAATTGGAAAAAgagaaacagtttatttaattaataggaAGCAAAATTTAGAAGAAGCTAAAGAACAGACTAAACGAACGTTATTCTGGTTTCCAGAAGATGAAGAAACTCCTAATGTGGATacagaagaaattaaaaatttagatgAAAAGGTATTGGAAGAAACAATTGATGCAAATTTAGGTTGCACAACtaaggaaacaaacaaaaattttgaaaaagcTTTTCCAGAAGTGATAAATAGTAACTTAAATGATTTACAAAAAATTGAAACTGTACATAGCGATGTTAATAGTGAGGAATTATTAAACACACCTATTATGAAAGCTATAAATGAAGACTCCATCATTAAAAACACAGTAAATATTTCAGGTGTTGAAAAAGGACTACCTTTTCTTGACCTTACAACTGCTGGAAATGCAATTTCTAATTTGAAGTCTTGTAGGACGAGTGAGACAGACATGGatggtaaaaaagaaaaacaaaacttaattaaagttaaggatgtaaataaaaattatcaggAAATTGAACGGACAGGAGAAATCGCACAAccgcaaataattttaaataaaattaatatcaaggAAGAGGACACAACaaatatcaataaatcaaaataCAATAAGAATAACAATGTCGATGAACCAAAGAGTTTGAATGAGAAAAATTCTGTAAgagatcaaaatatttatttaatgcaaaCAAGTATATCAAGTAATTTAAAGGAAGAACCAGAAGCAAATTGTAATAGGAATagtttatcaaataatattcaaattagtCCTATTGAGAGTTCAATTATTTCTGAAAAGCTGTTAGCTGgaaataatgatataaaaaatagtcataAAGATGAGattgaaaatatttctacaaTTAAGATTAGCACTGGAACGATTCCCAATGCTTCAGTCAATGCTGCTGAAACTTTCAACATTCCTGGCGCTAAAATTATGAAATCTTCTACAAATATATcaccaaaaatgaaaaatacagaTAGTCCTTTTAAATCGGAAATTGAGATAAAAGCAGATAAACAAGACGAGGCGTCAACCCTATTACATTCATGTAAAGATGTGGCtgtaaatattgaaaatactaCCACAGAAATTaacaaagattttaaaatagaacCAGAAATCATCAATGCCAATATTGAAAAAACTGATTTGACCGATAACAGAGATAACAACACACAACTCGAAGAAAATAATCCCAATATTGAAGTAGAAGATGTAAGTAAAAATGTAGAATTCGATAAAGAGATTGAAGAGACAATTACAAAGTCTGAACCAGTTAAAACTGAACCAGTTCCACCTACAGATGCATTTCAAGTATTTACTAATATGAAACCTGTTAAAGAAGAGAAGGCACTTAAACCTCTAATTGCTACACCACGACCTCTTCGAAAACGAAATCCTCAATCAATTCGTTCTTCATCCTCTTCTTCTTCTGAAACATCTGACGATGAATCATCAGAAGAAGATACAAAAGAAGACGCTAATAAAGATGAAGGTGAATCGGGATCTAGTCAGGGTGAATGTGAAAACAATCCAGATGGACGAATATCGACAGGCTCTAATGACTCTGGCTTTGATTCTTCGGCTCCTACATCGCCTTCAGGTTTTCTGCATGCTAAAAAAG AACATTCGACGGCTTATGACCTATTCCGGAAAACTGGTCGTTTTACGCCTCCTGCAAGAACCATTCCACGCTTCAGAAAGTACACCATCGAAGATTTTCAATTTATACGGGTTTTGGGCAAAGGAAGCTTTGGTAAG GTAATGTTAGCAGAACTAAGAGATACAGAATACTACTACGCAgttaaatgtttgaaaaaagACGTTGTGTTAGAAGACGACGACGTTGAGTGCACACTCATTGAGAGGAAAGTTCTCGCGCTCGGCACCAACCATCCTTACCTCTGCCATCTGTTTGCAACTTTCCAGACTGAT tctcATCTCTTCTTCGTGATGGAGTACCTAAATGGCGGGGACTTGATGTTCCATATCCAGCAAAGTGGTCGATTCCCGGAAGTGAAAGCGAGGTTTTACGCCGCCGAAATTGTTTCCGGACTGAAATTTCTTCATAAGAGAGGAATTGtttatag gGATTTGAAATTGGACAACATTCTATTGGACTTCGACGGTCACGTACGGATTGCGGACTTCGGCATGTGCAAGTTGCAAATCTACCTTGACAAGACGGCGGACACGTTCTGCGGTACTCCAGATTATATGGCACCTGAG ATAATCAAAGGCATCAAATACAACCAGACCGTGGACTGGTGGTCGTTCGGTGTGCTGTTGTATGAAATGCTGATTGGTCAGAGTCCGTTCAGCGGCTGCGACGAAGACGAGCTTTTCTGGTCCATATGCAATGAAATGCCATCGTACCCGCGCTTCTTGTCGCCAGAGTCCTTAAGCATATTAACTAGG